In the genome of Primulina eburnea isolate SZY01 chromosome 13, ASM2296580v1, whole genome shotgun sequence, the window TTTTGTAGAGCTAATCATATTAAATTATTGGTGTGACATAGAGAATGGGAAAACGAAAATAACCTTCTCAAAATAGGTAGCGGGTGGAAGTATCACGCCACCTGCTCCCATTACTGGTTCCGCAATAAAAGCAGCAATCTGAGATATCAGAGTTTGCTAGTTGAGAAACACAGCCTTCCATTAAACCGGAGAAACAAATGTGTTAAAAAAGAAATTAATGGCATGAATTTATTATGAAACTCTAGTTACCGTCTCTGGACCCTCTTTGATTATAAGATTCTCCAAGTTATTGGCCAACCTAGTAGAGAACTCCTCCTCCGTTTCGCCTGCAAAACATTATTTTAGTATGATGTGATCATGTAAGAAGGTAGAAAGTAAGGACAAAAAAGTCTGCCACCACCTGGTAGATGGTAGCGCCAAAAATGTGGGCAGTCTGTATGTAACACATATGGGAAAGGAAGATCGAACTTCTGGTGGAGGGCAGGCAGACTATTAAAAAGACAATGAATTTTTTACAAATAATTTTTGCCGCATACAAGTAAATTTTGAGTCTCAGATAGTTGAATGCTAACTAGCATACCCCGAAAGACTGGCTGATACAAGTGTCGACCCATGGTATCTGCCACAAAAAAAGGAAAATACACTGAAACACAGGCAACAATGGTATATACTAAAAGCATATCGGTACCAAAAAGTTACGGTATAAACTAAGTGCATAACAGAACCAAAAAATATTACGATTTTGCTCGAGCAATAAATTTCTTTTTGTTTGGCCTTCCAAGTGCATTATTGTAGTACCACACAAGCTTGACCTATATGGAAAAAAGTTCAGAATTATGATTGATTTTACAAAAGAAAACTTAAATATCTAGTAAAAAGAAATTCATCAAATACTTGAATTCAAAGCAGCCCTTCAAGAAAACGAACAATTTAAATTGTTTTGTCATCTCGACAGATCCCCAGTTCCGGGCTTCTATCAAATGATTTATTTCGCAACATGGAGCGGTGAAATTTAAGTTTCCAAAACAAAACTACAAGTCCAAAATTATATACAAGTACAAATTTATGTTATTTTAATCACAACTTCGTCTCCaacagatttaaaaaaaaactgctGATATGATATCTAATAAAAGTTTTCTGGATATGATTGAAAACTTGAACCTGTGAATCATTGGCCTCTGACCcactatttgtgaagaagactTTCGACATTTTACTTGCAGTGAATAACTTTAAAAGTTCTTTGGCAAGATCCTGTATATTAGAAATAAATTGTAAAATTTCCAAATTGAAGTTTCCAAATCTTAAATCATCATACCAATGAGGGTTTTGTCGTGCGGTTCCAGAAAGAGTGGTAAAATGGTAATGTGTTTAGTTGTCTGGTAGCAGCAGCAACAAGACGAGGCTCACTTCCACCTGAAAGAATGCTAAAGCATATAAGCTATTATAGTGGTGACAGTCATAATCATGTAGCAACCAGATGCTATTGCATGTTATTCATAATGAATTTAAATTAGGTCCATTATTCAATCCACCAAAAGTAAGAGCATGTGACCTGAAAACAACAAATAACTGAATGAGACCCACAATTGAAAATGACATAATCCCAGAAAACTATATAAATATCTACTCAGAGGACCTCCTTTATTTTGTACGTATGTTAGTGGGTGGCATCAACGTGGATGCAAAATATTAATGTTTCCATGATATCTGCTAGAAAACAAAGGTTAGTCTTGTCATAAGTTACCACATCCAAGCCAACAAATAATGGCTTGAATGACAAAAGTGTACAGAAGAATAGAAAGAGATGGATTCTTTCCCATCTAAGTAAAAGGCAGTGCAGGTGGCAAATATATGTATTTGACAATCAAATGGAAACTAGATAAATAACATAGGTGCTAAAGATCCATTTTAAAAGAGCAAATACCTAGAGCTGTACACCATAATCCAGCAAGAGAATCAAGATACTTTTTCCCATTAACGTCGTAGACATAAGAGCCCTATAACAAATAAAAATGTAAAGCATATAACTGGAAAACGAACAATCTTTTAGACTTGAGAAACTTGAACCCAATCAAACAACTTCTATACCTCCGATTTCTCAATCACTAACGGGTTCAGATCTGTAGTCTGCCATCCAGCAGTAAAAGGAGCCAGCATATCGTGCCCCTTGAAGCTAAGAATGGCAACTGTCACTCATGAGTTCACAAACTATATGAGTTAAAGATTGTTGAGACTTATTGGGAGATATCAGACATGTCTTCCTTGTGTAATGAATCACCGATTTAGTGAAATAGCACACTAAATGCTTTGGGGTTGCACTTTTTATATGGAATCTAGAAGGGAAACGTACATGCGAAAATTAAAAATAGCAAAAGAAAAGGTGCCTACTCGTTATCATCGGTCGATGAAACATCATTTTGTGCAGATGTCTCTGTACTGTAGCATTTCACGACATGAGTTTTAATAGGATGCTTTTGCAGACTTCTAATGGTTATATCCTTTAGAGGGAAAACACCCTGGCGAATTGAAAGGTGAAATGAAATGCACATTAAAAACATAAAAGTAGCAGAACACGGATAAATATTAATTTCGAGGAGAATTTGAAAAGTCGCTACATTTGGGTGACCTTTCTGCAAATGCGAACAGCATAACTGTTTTGTGAAATGATGAAACGGGCTAGCCGTAgttaaaattttcaagaaaacatCAAACACAATCAAGAATAGTTTCAAAAGGGGCATATAATACAGATTGAATTATCTTATTGATAAATGATAATTCATATGTAATGGTCGTAAAAACAAGGAAGTTGACCTTCAAATCCATGTAATACATGACTACCAAAAAGAAAATTATCTTATCAACGCTTTACATATAGTATAATCTGTCACATCAAAGATTAGAGCCCTACAAATCGGCCTATCTTGAAGTGGTGCTAGATTTTCAAGAAAACAATTCGAAACAAAAAATGGTTGTCAAATTCTTTGTTTATGATAAAGATTTGACCTCAAAACTACCGACaattcaatctcaacaacaGAGTTAAATGACATGTTATTCAGATTTAGGAACAAACATCTGACAAGCGAACAATGAAACCCATCGTTTCTATCCTTAATGGAAAAAATTAGGTGTAGATAATTTCATATAAATGTATCCTTCAGAGACTGGAAAGTGTCTCTGAGATCTGATTGGAGCTCTTTAGCGTTCCCATAGCATTTCGACTAATCAGCTGTTTGGCAATTGAGCAACATGGAATCTAAAACCATCTATTTTAACAAGTATTTCCAAGTTGTAAGTCCAAAACCAGCAATAGTCTATTATACACAGCAGAATACCCAAATTTCTCAATATTCAATCATATAATTTGAGCATCCCGACGGTAAACATGTCCGAAATCAACCAATACAACAACATGTAGATACATAAACCGGAAAAGAAGATAAAcgaaaaatgacaaaaaaaattaagaccCAAAATCTCCAGCAAGCGATAGATTCACGCAAAACAAAGTTGAATACAAAACGAACCCACAAGATGCATCTCCACATAATCTTGAGCACGCAGTTGATGGATAAATAAGGAACAGAAGAGGCGAATCAACCTGGCTACCGTTTCTGAGGGTGGGTAGAAGAAGACGATGCATCGTTAACTTCCTTCCGCGCAAGTAGAAGAAGAGAATTTCAAGTAAGCTTTGTGCCCGAAAGAAAAAGTTGAAGTCTCGGGATTTCCTTTTTCTCTGGAAGTGCTGTTGTGATACAGACGATTCCTGGTCCCACAGTATCACAATCCAATTTCTTTATAGGCGGAATCGAAATCAGTAATTGGGAGTTCAAATGTTGTAATGATTGTAAAAGAAAGTTGTACATTTTGGTTTGTTATTATTTACCTTTTTCGCGACTTTAGTTTTTCGTATATCGGATTTCGGGAGCGTTTCtcttgttaaattattttacggATATTttttcgtgagacggatcaattttatttatatttataataaaataaaaatttgacataaaaattaatattttttcataaatgataTACATAAAATATAAGTCTCACAAAATTATTTCATGACACCTTCCCATGAATAAATTTTATGATCTCAAAATTAGttatatatttttcaatttttgcaAATTAGATATTCATTTTTATCATGATTACTTTATATACATCGATctcatattatattatatatctaaAAATTATCAAAATTGTAAATTAAAAACTATTAAAgactaaaaaaattcaataacaCATACCAAAATCgtaaataaacaaatatatattatgacaaaaatataatttttcctaCATGTTACAACAACAAATCTCGTATTATAGTAAATTTCCCGATATAATACCAATTCACAATTAACTACACGATTTCATCCTATTATATATACTCTTTTCGAGCAATAAATCCTGTAATATATTGCACGAAAAGACAATAATATACCCATGAGTGCTTTGTTAAAGAATgagtcaaaaacttgtgtgagacggtctcacggttcgtatttgtgagacggatctcttatttgggtcactcatgaaaaaatattactttttatgctaagattattactttttattatgaatatgagtaaggttgaCTCATCTCATAAATTATGAtacgtgagacgatctcatatgagactcactcaacgAATGAAAGAGTACAAAATTATTTAGAAGGTCAACTTGAAATGTTGAAGTCCAGTGCTAAGGAACACGTACAAGAGGTGGGCCCGATTATATTTGGATCCACAACCATTTTTGGTCAAGAATATTTAGttaatttttttctaatttaatttatatatagcGTAAAATTTGTAGAGCATATCTTTTGTGATACGATTTCACGAATTTGTATCTATCAGATGGGTCAATCTACAGAtatacacaataaaaagtaatactcttagcataaaaaataaattttttaatagttgactcaaataaaagatccgtctcacaaaatacgatctgtgagaccgtttcTCACAAGTTTTGCCAAATTTGTAGATGGTAAGAAATTAAATTTACATACATAATAATATCGCTAAAAATATTCATAGGAGAACTTATTTCGATTGTCTGTCATTTCAGTTAAAATAGTTGAGTTTAATAATTGATTACTGCGGgaatttaaaaacaaataaatgttccatctattaaatatatgatcaattttttttttactattttaatTTGTATAAAATTCATTAATCGTATGCCTAAAGTTATAAATCTCTAATACATATATGAAGTTTCATATTATTGAAATATAAAAGCATgttatatttcaaaaaaaagaaaagcatgatttgatttttttttttaaat includes:
- the LOC140809184 gene encoding gamma aminobutyrate transaminase 1, mitochondrial-like isoform X1 yields the protein MHRLLLPTLRNGSQGVFPLKDITIRSLQKHPIKTHVVKCYSTETSAQNDVSSTDDNDFKGHDMLAPFTAGWQTTDLNPLVIEKSEGSYVYDVNGKKYLDSLAGLWCTALGGSEPRLVAAATRQLNTLPFYHSFWNRTTKPSLDLAKELLKLFTASKMSKVFFTNSGSEANDSQVKLVWYYNNALGRPNKKKFIARAKSYHGSTLVSASLSGLPALHQKFDLPFPYVLHTDCPHFWRYHLPGETEEEFSTRLANNLENLIIKEGPETIAAFIAEPVMGAGGVILPPATYFEKIQAVVKKYDILFIADEVICAFGRLGTMFGSDKYGIKPDLVTLAKALSSAYVPIGAILMSPEIYDVIHNQSNKLGVFSHGFTYSGHPVSCAVALEALKIYKERNILDQVNSIAPKFQEGLKAFSASPIIGEIRGTGLILGTEFTDNKSPNDAFPPEWGVAAYFGAQCQENGMLVRVSGDSIMMSPPFIVTPQEVDELIRIYGIALKKTEERVEEFKSKK
- the LOC140809184 gene encoding gamma aminobutyrate transaminase 1, mitochondrial-like isoform X2 gives rise to the protein MMFHRPMITIAILSFKGHDMLAPFTAGWQTTDLNPLVIEKSEGSYVYDVNGKKYLDSLAGLWCTALGGSEPRLVAAATRQLNTLPFYHSFWNRTTKPSLDLAKELLKLFTASKMSKVFFTNSGSEANDSQVKLVWYYNNALGRPNKKKFIARAKSYHGSTLVSASLSGLPALHQKFDLPFPYVLHTDCPHFWRYHLPGETEEEFSTRLANNLENLIIKEGPETIAAFIAEPVMGAGGVILPPATYFEKIQAVVKKYDILFIADEVICAFGRLGTMFGSDKYGIKPDLVTLAKALSSAYVPIGAILMSPEIYDVIHNQSNKLGVFSHGFTYSGHPVSCAVALEALKIYKERNILDQVNSIAPKFQEGLKAFSASPIIGEIRGTGLILGTEFTDNKSPNDAFPPEWGVAAYFGAQCQENGMLVRVSGDSIMMSPPFIVTPQEVDELIRIYGIALKKTEERVEEFKSKK